DNA from Geobacter sulfurreducens PCA:
AAAAAGACCAGCAGCACAATCGTGACGATTTTTGCTTTCAGGCTGATTTTGCGCATGGACAAAGCGGGACTCGAAACAACATTACATTTTAAATACAATATATGCAATTTATAACAATACAGTTATGTGTGTCACACCCCAAATGATGATAATCAGCTAACAACCAGTTGCGCCGTGCAGAGCCCCGTGATTAACAAACAATATCCATGCCAGCCGGCGACAAATTAACTGAAACAAATTCTACAAACCTCCTTTCCGGGCCGTCACCGAAATGGCACTCAACTTGAAAGCCGTGAACAACTGCCCAGCTCAGCACACACGAGGTCACACCACCATGGACACTTCCCGCTCCCCTGCCGCGGGCACCCACCCCCTGCTTCCGCCCCTCATCCTGGCGGCGGTCGCCCTGGGGGTCTATCTCGTTACCCTGGCCAACGGTTTTGTCTGGGACGACGGCTACATCATCGTGGAAAACCCGGCCACCCGCAGTTTCACCAGCCTGCGCGACATCCTCCTGTCGCCCGATATCGTGAAACCCTACTACCGGCCCCTCAACCGGGCATCCTACCTGCTGGACTTCCGGCTGTTCGGCATGAATCCGGCGGGATTCCACGCGGTTAACATGGTGCTCCACGCGCTGAACGTCCTGCTCGTCTACCAGCTGGGGAGGCGCCTGTTCAGTGCCGGACCGGCCGCGCTGACGGCCGCGCTGCTCTTCGCGGTGCACCCGATCAACGTGGAGACGGTTGCTTTCATCTCGGCGCGCAACAACCTCATCGCCCTCTTTTTTGCCCTGTCCTGCTTCCTGGCGTTTTTGCGGGGACGGGACACCGGCGGCTGGCCGTGGCACCCGGCCGGCGCGCTGCTGCTGTTCCTGGGACTCATGAGCAAGGAAACGGCCCTCATGGTGATCGTCCCCGTCTTCCTCTACGCGATCCGGCCATTTCACGGTACCGGCGACAGGGAAAGCGACCTTTTCCGGCCGTGGCTGTCGCTGCTCCCCTATATTGCCGCCATTGCCATCTACCTTCTGATGCGGTCTGCGGCCCTGGAAGGGGTACTCGGCACCGGCATGGCCGCGGCGGAGCTTCCCCAGCGCCTGGTCCGCAATCTCTATGTCATTCCGCGCTACCTGGCCCTGTTCCTTTTCCCGGCCGGGCTCACCATCTTTCATGAGGTGCCGCCGGGCTGGGCGTCGGCCCCCTGGCTCGTGCCGGCATGGCTCGTCATCGCGGCCGGCCTGTGGCTGCTCCTGCGCCGGGGCGGCCCGGCCGCCCGCTTCGGCCTGCTCTGGCTGGGGGTCAACTTCCTGCCGGTCGCCAACATCGTGCCCATCCCCAGCTACCCCATGGCCGAACGGTTCATGTATCTGCCCGCCGCCGGGTTCTGCCTGGTTGCGGGGGCCGTGCTGGGGGGGCCGCTGTTCGACCGGTGGGGGGCGCGGGTGGGCTGGGGGGTGGTGGGGAGCATCACGCTGCTCCTGGCCCTGGTGGCCGTTGAGCGGAACCGCGACTGGCGCGACGACGTCAGCCTGTTCGCCAGCGTGGTCGAGACCGACCCCCGCTCCGCCGAGGGGTATTTCAATCTGGGCTCGGCCCTGATCGAGCGGGGGGACACGGCGGGCGCCCGCGCGGCATGGGAGCGCGCCGTCGGGATCGACCCGCGCCACTCCGGGGCCCTGGCCCAGTTGGGGACCCTGGCGGCGCGGCAGGGGGACCTGGCCGGCGCCAAGGCCCGCTATCTGGCGGCGGTCGAGGCCAATCCCGCCAATGTCATGGCCCGCTACAACCTGGGCCGCATCTATGAAATGCAGGGAGAGCCGGCCCGGGCCGCGGAGCAGTACGAGCTCTTCCTGCGTTACGTGCCGGTGGAGTACGGCGAGTACGTGCCCGAGGTGCAGGCGCGGCTCGCGAAGCTCCGCGGCACGGCGGGGGCTGCCCCTGCGCCCTGACCGGAACACCGCATTCCCCGACACCCCAACCTTCCGTCTCCGGCCGCTGCCGGCGCGGAAGCGGCACGACCGGCCATTTCGCCGCCGGCGGCCCCGACCCGGTGCCTACATGCTCAATTCACGCAGGATAGTTGTCGTGCTTCCGGCCTACAACGCCGAGAAGACGCTGGAAATGACCTACGCCGAGATTCCCTTCGAGCACGTTGACCACGTGCTGCTGGTGGACGACGCCAGCCGCGACCGGACCGCCCAGGTGGCCGAGCGGCTCGGGATCAAAACCATCGTTCACGACCGGAACAAGGGTTACGGCGCCAACCAGAAGACCTGTTACCGGGCCGCCCTGGACCTGGGCGCGGACATCGTGATCATGGTCCACCCGGATTACCAGTACACCCCGAAGCTGATCACCGCCATGGCCGCCATGATCGCCTACGGCGAATTCGACGCGGTCCTGGGCTCGCGGATCCTGGGCATCGGCGCCCTGAAGGGGGGCATGCCGCTCTACAAGTACGTGGCCAACCGGGTGCTGACCCTGGTGGAGAACCTGCTGCTGAGCCACAAGCTGTCCGAGTACCATACCGGCTACCGGGCCTTTTCCCGCCAGGTGCTGGAGCAGCTCCCCCTGGACGCCAACGGCGACGACTTCGTCTTCGACAACCAGATGCTGGCCCAGATCATCTGGCACGGCTACCGGATCGGCGAGCTGAGCTGCCCGACCAAGTACTTCGAGGATGCCTCGTCCATCAATTTCCGGCGGAGCGTCATCTACGGCCTCGGGGTCCTGGGCACGGCCCTGGAGTTCAGGCTGGCGCGGATGGGCCTGATCAGGTCCGGGCGATTCACCCCCCGCAACGATCAGGCGGCGGCGCAATGACCCGCCTTTCCGCGTGCCGGGCCTGCGGCGGGCCGCTGGCCCCCTGGCTGGAGGGGGTTGCCGATCCCCAGACCGGCGAACGGTTTCACCTCACCAGGTGCGGCAGGTGCGGCCTGGGACACACGGAGCCGCACCCCGCCGACATGGCACCCTACTACGGGGCAGCCTATCACGGGGGCCGGCACGGCGTGACCGCTGCCTGGTGCGCCCGGCGCCGCATCCGGTGGGTAACCGCCGCCTGCGGGGGCGACGGCGCGGGCAGGCGCTTGCTGGATGTGGGGTGCGGGGACGGGACGTTTCTCCTGGAGGCGGGACAGCGGGGCTGGCGGACGGTGGGGACCGAGCTGAACCCGGCCGCGGCCCGGGAGGCGGGGCTCGACGTGCGCGGCAGCGTGGATGCCGCCGACGACGGCATCCCCTACGACTGCATCACCCTCTGGCACAGCCTGGAGCACATGACGGACCCCGGGAGGCTCCTGACGCGGCTCGCCGCCATGCTCGGCCACGGCGGGGTGCTGGTGGTGGCCGTGCCGGATGCCGGCGGGCTTCAATGCGGGTTTTTCGGCCGCCACTGGCTGCACCTGGACGTGCCGAGACATCTCTACCATTTCAACCACGGGTCCCTGGGGCGGCTCCTGGCCGCCGACGGATGCGCGGTCGTCCGAACCATGCACCACGAGTTCGAGTATGACCTGATGGGGTGGCTCCAGAGCGCCCTCAACGCGCTGCTGCCGGTGCCCAACATCCTCTTTGCCGCCCTGACCGGCCGGCGCCGCCGCGGCGAGCACGGCGCTCTCACCCTGATCAGCCTCCTGCTGGCGGTGCTCTTCGCGCCGGCCGCGACGCTGCTGGTGATCGGGGAAACGCTCCTGGGGCGGGGCGGCACCCTGGTGATGGTCGCACAAAAAACGCCGCGCACGTGAGGGTGCGCGGCACTGTGTCCGATCGTCGCGACAGGGGGGAGGGCCGGTTCATTCCCTCGGCGCGGCCGGCAACAGGGGCACCGTGCGGCCGGCGATATACCTCTCGAACTCCTCCGGCGGCAGCGGGCGGGAAAAGTAAAAGCCCTGGATTTCCTCGCAGTTCCCCTCCATCAGCAGCTTCATCTGCTCGGCGGTCTCGACCCCCTCGGCAACCACCTTCATGTGCATGTGGTGGGCTATGCCGATGATGGTGGCGACGATTGCCGCATCTTCCCGCCGCTTCACCATATCGTCGATGAACGACTTGTCGATCTTGAGGACATCCACCGGGAAACGCTTCAGGTAGTTGAGCGACGAGTAGCCGGTACCGAAGTCGTCGATGCTGATGGTGATACCCCGCTCCCGGAGCCGGTTCATGATCTTGACCGTTTCGTCCACGTTGTGGGTCAGGGCGGTCTCGGTCAGTTCCAGCTCCACAAAGTGGGGGGAGAGCCCGCTCTGCTCGATGATCCGCACCACCCGGTCCACGAAGTCGTGGCCCACGAACTGGCGGGCGGAGATGTTGACCGACACCCGGAGGGAATCGTGGCCCATCCGGTGCCATTCCAGCGCCTGGCAGCAGGCGGTAGCCAGGACCCAGTCCCCGATTTCCACGATGAGCCCCGAATCCTCGGCGATGGGGATGAAGTCGGCGGGCGAGATCAACCCCATGTCCGGGCTGTTCCAGCGGACCAGCGCCTCCATGCCGACCACGGCGCCGGTGCCCGGTTCCAGGCGGGGCTGGTAGTGCAGGAGCATCTCCCCCTTCTCCAGGGCCCGGCGCAGCCCAGTTTCAATGGTGAGGCGGGCATTGACCTTCTGGTTCATCTCCTCGGCAAAGAACTGGAAGCTGTTCCGGCCGCTTTCCTTGATGTGGTACATGGCCGTATCGGCCTTCTTGATGAGTGCTTCCATGGTGTCGCCGTCGTCGGGGAACAGGGAGATGCCCATGCTGGCGGTAATGAATATCTCCCGCCCGCCCAGGAAAAACGGCATGGCGAGGAGGTTGCGGAAGCTCTCGGCCACGGTGACCGCATCATCCATCCGCGTCAGGTTGGTCAGGACGATGACGAATTCATCCCCTCCCAGCCGGGCAAAGGTGTCGCAGTTGCGCACGAAGGATCGGATGCGGGCCGCCACGCTGCGCAGGAGCTGGTCCCCTGCCGTGTGACCCAGGGTGTCGTTGACCACCTTGAAGTTGTCCAGGTCGAACATGAGGAGCGCCACCATCTGCCCCCGGCGGCGGGCGCCAGCGACGGCCTGATTGAGGCGGTCCTCCAGAAGCGAGCGGTTGGGGAGCCCGGTGAGGGTGTCGTGGGTTGCCTGGTGCAGGAGCTCCTCCTGGAACCGGCGGCGATCGGTGATGTCGTGGAACATGAGGCAAAGGGCCTGATCGTCCCCGTGGGGGACCTGGGTGGCCATGGCCTCGACAACGAGCTCGGCGCCGTCCCGGTGACACAGGCTCAGCTCCCGCGTTTCCCGGAGGCAACGCTCCAGTTCGCTATCTACTTCCTGGACGGGACCGCTCAGGAGCGCGTGGATGTCAGCCCCGGTCAGTTCGTTTCGCGAGAAGCCGAGCAGGACGCAGGTGGCCGGATTGGCGTCGATGATCGTCCCCGCCCCCGGCTCCAGCAACAGGATCGCCTGGTTGGTCCGCTCCACCACCAGCCGGTTCCGCTCCTCGGAGCGCCGGCCCTGCTGCAGCGACTCCAGCAGCCTGCGCCAGAACAGGTTGATGATAAACGCGAAGCAGACCCCCACCACCGCGAACCAGGTCAGGAAGTAGGTGACGGCCTTTTTCCCCTCCTGGTAGATGCTGCGGGGCGCGTCGACCCTCAGAAGCAGGGCGGGTTTGCCATAGATGTCGGGAATGGCGGCATAGCCGGCGATCATTTTGCTGTCGGCGCGGCGCAGAACGACCGGCGCCCCCTGTGCCAGTTCGCCCCGGACCGCCGCGAAATCGGGGGGAAGCGTAGCATCGTCTGCGGTGTGTATCTCCAGGGGAATGTGGATTGTCTCCGAGAGCCGCATCACCTCTTCTTTGTCGAGCAGGCGGCCGAGCACGAGGACACCCCGCACCGGACCGGCATACTTGCTCGTGAGCACGGGTCGGGCCGCAACCAGGAACGGGCCCTCGGGCAGGGTCACGATGCCCGAGACGTGCTGGTCCGGGGTGGTGAGGGACACGAGCTTCGCCCCGGGCTTCAGGTGCTCCTCCAGGCCGGCGGGAAGCGGTTCGTACTTTCCGGAGGCTCTGTCGAACCCCCGGCCGTAGACCACATCCGCCCTGGAATTGAGATACACCAGGGCATTCAGCCGGAGCTTGGGATATATTTCAATGGTGAGATTCGAGGCGATGAAGTCGCTGTTGCGGTCCCGGACAAACTGGTAGGCGTCGTCCCATCCCGAATAGTCGGTGCAGATCGTCGAGAGCTTGTCCAGCTCGTCGGCGATGATGCTGGTGGCCCGCTCCACGTTCTTGCACATGTCCCGGGACTCCACCTCGGTGAAACTGTCGACCAGAATGTGGCGTACGCCGAAAAAGAGAACGAGGAGAATCGCCAGGAGCAGACCGGTGATACCCAGCAGGATTTTCGCGGGGCGGCTGTACTGTGTGAAGAACGCAACCATATACCATTTTTCGGATGAACATAGAGAGTTCTTGAGGAAAAATAATCGCTATGTCTCAACTTACGGCAGGGTCGGCGGCGAGCCCCGCCGGGAGCGGAACCGCGCCACCGGTTCACCGGCAGTGCCCCATGGGCTCACTGTCGATCTCGTGCACCCGGCCGTTGCGGATGTGGACCTTGGCGCAGCTGCCGACATCCAGGCGCCCCTCGGACTGGTCGAATTCCGTGCGGGAGTCGGTGGCAACGGTGCGACCGTCGATCACCCAGGTGCCGTGCAGCCCTTGTTCCGGCCGTTCCTGGACGATGCCGTAGAATTCCGTCCGATTGTCGTCGCGGCCGCCGCGCTTGGCCAGGGCAGCGTCCGGTCCGAAGCCGAGCACCACGGCAATCATGACGGCAAGTGTGCTCCTGGCCGCGGTACCCGCTAGTGTGTGTGCGATTGACTGGCGCATGCAACACCTCCCCCTATCGTTATCCGGCCTTCCGTGAAGTCCCTGGAAGTAGTATAGACCGAATGGAGCCGCTGGCGAGGGACACTATTCTTTTTCCGGATCGCACCCATTGCCCTGTCCGGATTTTCCCCGGCAGTGTGCCGTGAAACGGCCCTTGACGGCCATCCCCTTGACAGACCACCGGCTCTCACTATACTTCATGAGATGTAATTTACCAAACGGAGGTACGCCATGATTTCAAAAGCTATCAGTGCCCAATGCCGCCACCTGCATCGGGCCGCCGTTCTTGTGGCAGTGATGTCCGCCCTTGCCGCAACCGGCTGTTCGAAGAAGGAGGCACCGCAGGCACCCGCGCCGTCCGCCGGGACGCCGCAGGCAGGGGCGCCGGCCGCCATGCCCGAGGGGATGAGCGGCCAGCAGCAAACCGCCATGGGACGGGCCATCTTCAACAAGCGGTGCGCCAGCTGCCACGGCACGGACGGCAACGGCGCGGGGAGCCGCAGCGGACCGGCACTCGACCAGGCCCAGTTCAAGTACGGCAGAACCCCCGAGGCAATCCGGGAAAGCATCGTCAAGGGACGCCCCAACGGCATGCCTGCCTTTGGAGCCGCCTTCCAGGAAATTGAAATCGACACCCTGGTCGGCTACGTGATGGGTCTCACCAAGCAGTAAATTACGTCACCCATTCGCCACGTTCCCGCCCCGAAGACACCCCCTGCCCTGACGGGAGGGCACGGGGGCCTCTCGGAGAAAACACCCCGCACGAAAGCGGGATCCAGGGGTGCTGGAAATCGGATCAATGGCATCTCAACTCAATCCAGGTGTCCCGGTGACAACAGCAAAAAGTGGCGTCTTTTCAGGCGTGGAGCTCTCTTCACGGCTGAACCAAAATGCTACAACATGTGCAATCGTCATTATTTTGCACTCCGAACGCTTTTGTTTTTGACACAGAGTTTCTAATCTGATACAAAAGTGTATCAATTAACCAGAGCAGTAAGCTGGCGATAGCGATACTACTAAACCATCCGCGAGGATGGGGCGGAAAGCCCACAGGGTCTCACGAAGACAGCCGGGTTGCCGAACTATCACACCACGATAGGGCGGCGGCCCGGCTTTTTTTGTGCCGTGGCCGCGCCGGCCGGTGACGGAAGGGAGGTGACCACTAACCGATAGAGACCGGCCATGATCTACACACGACACGGATTCAGGCATCCTATTCAGGGAGGAAACTATGGCTAAAAGAATTCAGACCGTTACGAGAGGGCACATTACAGCCGCAGCGGCCCTGGTCATCGGCGTGCTGGCGGCATTCACCGCGGACGCCAATACGGGCCGGACCGCCGACGGTTCGGTACCACGCACCCCGGCCATCATAGCCACACCCGGCGAACGGACAATTCAAGCCGACCCCGCCTACCCGCTCCCCCAACCGGCAGAGCGAAAATCACGGACTGAGGCGCGCCGTTCAGGCCCCATTGACGGAGCTACGCTCTACTATACCGGCAACTGCGCCGGTTGCCACGGCACCATGGCGAACATGAAGGGAACCACGGCGGAAATGATCCGCTTCGCCATCGACAACAACGTGGGCGGCATGGGCTTTCACGTGAACCTTACCCCGGAAGAACTCCACTCCATTGCCGACGCCCTCAAATAACCGCGAAAAGGAAGGGGCCACCGCTTCCGGTGCCCTTCCACCACATCCCTTCAGACATGTACCCGAAAAACAACGCTCTCACCAACGTCCCGTCGTAAGTCCTGCCAATTGAAAAGGGCCACCGACTCTGGTGACCCTTTTACAGATCACATTCTCCGCTATCGATCCAATCTTCCATGAAAGTAATTGCGAGGCAGTGCGGCTGCCGGCGCTGCGACGCACGCGTCCGGCAACGTGAGGCAGCCGTGACGCCACAGCGATCGAACCGACCATAATTACCACCAGGAACGTACCAATCGGGACACTACCTTGCTACCGGCAGCCCCGCCTCCTTCCACTCGACGAACAGCGACTGGAATATTGAGGGATAGGCGAGGCCGATCAGCTTCTTGTAGGCCATGTAGCTGCGGCTGCCCGTATTGCAGTAGACAATGATCTTCTTTTCCTTGGGCAGTTGGTCGGACCGTGCCGCAAGCTGCTCGGCCGGGATATTGATGGCCGTGGGGATGTGCCCCTCCTCGAACTCCATATCATCCCTCACGTCGATCAGGACATAGTCCTGGCTGCCGGAGCGGATCATCCGGTCCAGCTCGGCTGCCGGGACTATGGTCGTCTCGATCTTCCTGCCGTAGCCCGCCCCCTTGACGATGGGGAGACCCCGCTCTTCCCAGACCGGCATCCCTTCGTTATAAACGGCAATGGCGGTGTAGCCCAGGGGTTCCACCTTTTTGGCCACCCGCTTGCTTTTGCCGCACTTGATACCGTTGCAGTAGAGAACGATGAGCTTCGCCTTGTCGGCCGGGAGTTGCGCCGAAGCGCTGTCGAAGGTCTTCTCCGGCACGTTGACCGCTCCGACGATGTGCGCTTCCGCATACTCTTCGGGGGTCCGGGCATCGATCAGCAGGAAATCCCGCTTCTCGTCGATCATGGCCTTCAGGTGGTCCGTGGTCACGACCGGGTAATCCCCGGCGGCCCAGCCGGCACCGCCGGCCAGGATGCCGAGGGCCAGGACGGCGCATGCCAGCGCACGCTGCACAATTTGTTTCATGGTTCTTCCTCCTTTGGGTGACAGGCTCGGGCAGGAACGCCCGGATTTCATAACCCCGCGCGGGGGCGACACAACATCAGACGGATCGCTTCGGCCGGACCGGGGGCCGCGGCGGATCAGCGGTGCAGCCTTTTCCACTCCTCCATGCCCCCCTCGTAATTGCGGGCAGGGCCCAGGCCGGCCAGTTCGTGCACCATCAGGGCGTACGCCGACCGGATTCCCCCGGCACAGTAATAGACAACGGGCCGGTCCGCATCGACCCCGTTCCTGGCCAGAAGCCTGCGCACCTCGGCCGGAGCCAGGGGGCGACGCTCCTTGCCCGTAAAGAACTTGTTCCAGGGGATGTGCACCGAGCCTGGGATACGTCCGGCGAGCCGCTCGAAAAAGGAGCGGGTATCGATAATCGTGACCGCGCCGAGCGAACGCTCCAGTTCGGCGGTGGTAATATCTTCCTCGGGCCGAACGGCAGAGCGGTACGTCAGGGTGCCGCCGCTGTACCGTTCATGGCCTCGCGTGAGGGGAAGTCCCGCGGCGGTCCAGGCCTGGATGCCGCCGTTGAGCATCCGCACGGGGCCCTTGTGCCCGAGCCAGGCCAGGACCCAGGCGGCCCAGCCCTCCCCTCCCCAGCTCTTGTCCGCATCCCCGTACACCACCACGGGAGTCCGCTCGTCGATCCCCATGGATCCCAGGGCCCGGGCGAGGTCGCGGGGCGGCCAGAGCTTGTAGGGGACCCCCTTGTCGTCCGTTCTGGTGTAGTTCTCCCACGAAAAGGAACGGGCGCCGGGGATGTGACCCGCCTGCCAGTCGGAGCGCGGACGGCCGTCGAGCACCACCCAGGTTCCGGGGGCGCGCGCCAGGGTCTGGGGCTCCATCAGCCCGAAATCGCGGGCTGACGCACCGGAAACGGCAAGCATCACCACAAGGACAGCCGCCGCCAGCATCAGGAGGATGAGTACGGCGGCGCGTCTCCCGCCGACAGCGCTGCCGACGCCATCGGCAGCGCTGCGGAAGGTCCGCTCCCGCGACGAGGCCACCGGGAGGCTGCGGCGCAACCGCCTCTTCAGCAGCAACCGGTTCAGGTAGGTCCGGGGACCGCTGGCCACCTTGACCCTGCCCGCCAGGGCGGCCTCAGGTTCGAAAAGCAGGTCCGCCACGTGGCTGGTGGGCGTGTGCGGACCGAGATACGAGGCGCAGCCGGCACAGTAGGTGATCGTCGTGCTGCCGCCGGCCTCTGCCGCGCGCAGGGAGGTCCATGCCCCGGCCAGGCGGGGCGCGGTGCAGCGGACCGCTCCTCCCTCGCCGCAGCAGAGGGTCCGGACGCCGTGGTGGGGCATTTCCCGAACCCTGAGCCCGGCTGCGCCCAGCAGCGTTCTCACGGCCGCGTGCACCCCGGCGTTATCGCGCGAGACGCAGGGATCGTGCACGGTCACAGCGCCCTCGGTCTGTTTGAAGCTGATGCCCGCCCGCGCCAGTACCTCGTAAACGGTGACCACCTCCAGCTCCGGGGCATAGCGGGAGAACACCTCATGGCAGTTGGGACAGGCCACCTGGACGGTCTTCACCCCCTGCGCCAGCAGGTAGGCCTTCATTTCGCCGAACATGGCCGTAAAGTGCCCGGATCGTCCCAGGTCGTGGGACGGCTTGGTGCAACAGTCGAGAACCATGCCGAGGGATGGTTCGCTGCCGCGCAGCAGGTCGAAGAGCTTCAGCGTTGTCCGGGGGCGGGTCCCCGGCAGCGCGCAGCCGGGGAAAAAGATCGTACGGCACCCGTCGGGGAGCCCGTACCAGGTGAAAAGTCTCGATGTCCCGGCCCGCTCGTAGGAAAGGAGCCCCCGGTAGGGAGACAGTTGCAGCGTACCGGCATCGGCGGTGGCGCGCCGCATGGCAAGGAACAGGGCGGCAGGATCGACCCCTTCGGGGCAGACCGCGCGGCAGAGGCCGCACAGGCTGCACCCGAAGGGGAGATGGGACTGGTCCAGTCGCCGGGGGTCAAAGGATGCTGCCAGCGCCTTTGGCGTGCCGTGCTCCCGCAGGAAGGCGCATTCGGCTACGCAGATGCCGCAGGCGGTGCAACGCGTCGCCACGTCACCGGCGGACCAGGGGGAATGACTCATTTGCCCGATTCGCAGAGCTGGGGATGGGGCCACCCCTCCATTCCTTTTTCAAGGATGAAGAGCCGCTTCTCATCCACGCCGCGGGACTTCAGGTAGTCATAGGTGTTCTTGGCACCGCCGCCGCCCCGGGGGCAAACGATAACCACTTCATCGGCGGAGGCGTTGATCCGCTCGAGGGTCTTGTCGAGCCGCTGCTTTTCCTCGTCGCTCTTGACGGGATAGGCGTTGGTTTCGAGGGAGCCCTTGAAATGGCGCTTCTGGAACGATTCGGGGGTCTGGATGTCCACGATGACCATGGACTTGCCGCCTTCGACCCACTGCTTGAATGTGTCCTGATTCACGTACCGGTAATCGGCCGCCAGCGCCGCTACCGCGAAGGCCACCACCATCATTGCTGCCAGCACTACTACTTTTCTCATTCGATTCTCCTTTTTTCCGGGACCGCCCTAGGCGGTCCTCTTCATTGAACGGTGGACAATTTCGAGGAATGCCTCGACCCGGACCTTGAGCTGGCCCGTGTCCGACTCCGAATAGTCGGTTTCGATCTGGAGGAACGGCAAACCGGTCCGCTGCTGGAGATGCTTCTTCAGGACCGATGATTCGACGGCATAGGTATGGCACCCGAGCCAGGTCAGGTCCACGACTCCGTCCACGCGGAATTCGCGCGTCAGGCGCTCCACCAGCTCCAATCGGCCGGTATTTGGCGACATGCATGAGCAGGGCACCTTCAGGTACCGTTCGGCGATGGCCCGAAGCGGGTCGCCGCCCTCCCGCACCTGCTCCACCTTCTTGTAAGCCCCGCAGCTCTCCAGGCAGACCACCGAAGCGCCGCTCTCCTCGATGATCCGGATCAGCTTTTCCGAACCGACTCCCACCGGCACGCCGGTGAGCAGAATCCGCGGGGTGGATTCGGTGAAGGGGGAAATGCCCGCCGCGGCCATCTGCCGCAACTCAGCCGCGAACCGGTCCACCAGCTCGATGGCTGCCCGCCGGTCCACGGAAAAGCCGCGGTTGTGAAGGACGGTCAGCAGGTCGAGGCCGCTGATGGGGGACGGGATGGCCTTGCAGACATCCTGGAGGGCCTGGAGGGACCGGCGTTCTTCGTTCATGAGTCGGATGGCTTCGGTCAGGGCCTTGTCGGTGATCCGCACCCCGAACTCCCGTTCGAGCCGGGTCTTGAGCCGACCGATCTCCATGAGCCAGTAGTCCAGGGCAGCCTCGTCCTGGATCTGGGGAAGCTGCATCACATGGATCGGCTTGAGCTCCCCCAGGAGCTCATACATCTTTTTCTTGCCGTCGCAGGTGGTCTCTGCCAGGAGGAAGTCGGCAAAGTGAAAATAGGGACAGGTGTCCGTGACGGCAAACCCGTAGCTCGACTTGATGAGCGGACAGAGGTTGCGGGGCAGCACCTTCTCGGCCGCGGGGATCGGCTTCTGGCTCGTGCCGCAGAGCGACACGGGAATGGCGCCGGCCGCCAGAATCAATTCCGTCGGCGAGAAGAGACAGTAGGTGCCCACCGCGTGCCGGCCGGCTTCCCTGGCCTCCTTGAGGGCGATGAGATTGCGCTCCTTGAGGGTGGCAATCTCGGCAAAGGTTTCTGAATGTATCATGGCGACGGGATGGCCTCTTTCCGGACCGGCATGCTACGCATTGCAGCCGATGAGGGCGGCGCCGAGGGCGCCCACGATCTGGGGGTCTTCCGGCACGTGCAGGGAAAGCCCCAGCCGCCGGGCGATGACGCCGCTGATGGAGCCGTTGGTGGCGAGTCCCCCGGTGAAGGTAATCCCCTCGTGGGCTTCCAGCCGCCCCACCAGCCCTTCCATCCGGCGGGCGATGGCGTCGATGATGCCGGCCGCAATGGCGCCCTTGGGCGTTCCCTGGGCGAGGAGGCCGATGATTTCCGATTCGGCGAAGACCGTGCACATGCTGGTGAGCGGCACCGGTTCGCTGGACGCGGCCAGGGAGCCGAGCTCGTCGAGGGTGAGGTCGAGGATGCCCGCCATGACCTGGAGAAAACGGCCGGTGCCCGCGGCGCAC
Protein-coding regions in this window:
- a CDS encoding c-type cytochrome; translation: MAKRIQTVTRGHITAAAALVIGVLAAFTADANTGRTADGSVPRTPAIIATPGERTIQADPAYPLPQPAERKSRTEARRSGPIDGATLYYTGNCAGCHGTMANMKGTTAEMIRFAIDNNVGGMGFHVNLTPEELHSIADALK
- a CDS encoding rhodanese-like domain-containing protein, translated to MKQIVQRALACAVLALGILAGGAGWAAGDYPVVTTDHLKAMIDEKRDFLLIDARTPEEYAEAHIVGAVNVPEKTFDSASAQLPADKAKLIVLYCNGIKCGKSKRVAKKVEPLGYTAIAVYNEGMPVWEERGLPIVKGAGYGRKIETTIVPAAELDRMIRSGSQDYVLIDVRDDMEFEEGHIPTAINIPAEQLAARSDQLPKEKKIIVYCNTGSRSYMAYKKLIGLAYPSIFQSLFVEWKEAGLPVAR
- a CDS encoding rhodanese-like domain-containing protein, with product MSHSPWSAGDVATRCTACGICVAECAFLREHGTPKALAASFDPRRLDQSHLPFGCSLCGLCRAVCPEGVDPAALFLAMRRATADAGTLQLSPYRGLLSYERAGTSRLFTWYGLPDGCRTIFFPGCALPGTRPRTTLKLFDLLRGSEPSLGMVLDCCTKPSHDLGRSGHFTAMFGEMKAYLLAQGVKTVQVACPNCHEVFSRYAPELEVVTVYEVLARAGISFKQTEGAVTVHDPCVSRDNAGVHAAVRTLLGAAGLRVREMPHHGVRTLCCGEGGAVRCTAPRLAGAWTSLRAAEAGGSTTITYCAGCASYLGPHTPTSHVADLLFEPEAALAGRVKVASGPRTYLNRLLLKRRLRRSLPVASSRERTFRSAADGVGSAVGGRRAAVLILLMLAAAVLVVMLAVSGASARDFGLMEPQTLARAPGTWVVLDGRPRSDWQAGHIPGARSFSWENYTRTDDKGVPYKLWPPRDLARALGSMGIDERTPVVVYGDADKSWGGEGWAAWVLAWLGHKGPVRMLNGGIQAWTAAGLPLTRGHERYSGGTLTYRSAVRPEEDITTAELERSLGAVTIIDTRSFFERLAGRIPGSVHIPWNKFFTGKERRPLAPAEVRRLLARNGVDADRPVVYYCAGGIRSAYALMVHELAGLGPARNYEGGMEEWKRLHR
- a CDS encoding rhodanese-like domain-containing protein, coding for MRKVVVLAAMMVVAFAVAALAADYRYVNQDTFKQWVEGGKSMVIVDIQTPESFQKRHFKGSLETNAYPVKSDEEKQRLDKTLERINASADEVVIVCPRGGGGAKNTYDYLKSRGVDEKRLFILEKGMEGWPHPQLCESGK
- a CDS encoding double-cubane-cluster-containing anaerobic reductase, coding for MIHSETFAEIATLKERNLIALKEAREAGRHAVGTYCLFSPTELILAAGAIPVSLCGTSQKPIPAAEKVLPRNLCPLIKSSYGFAVTDTCPYFHFADFLLAETTCDGKKKMYELLGELKPIHVMQLPQIQDEAALDYWLMEIGRLKTRLEREFGVRITDKALTEAIRLMNEERRSLQALQDVCKAIPSPISGLDLLTVLHNRGFSVDRRAAIELVDRFAAELRQMAAAGISPFTESTPRILLTGVPVGVGSEKLIRIIEESGASVVCLESCGAYKKVEQVREGGDPLRAIAERYLKVPCSCMSPNTGRLELVERLTREFRVDGVVDLTWLGCHTYAVESSVLKKHLQQRTGLPFLQIETDYSESDTGQLKVRVEAFLEIVHRSMKRTA
- a CDS encoding acyl-CoA dehydratase activase, which codes for MVSVGIDIGSTATKAVVFDGMVRGRAVVPTGWEPREAGLRAFREALSSAGLREESVSRVVGTGYGRVSLPFSDQRVTEISCHARGAWYLNPDTRAVIDIGGQDSKVILVSDDGSVSDFIMNDKCAAGTGRFLQVMAGILDLTLDELGSLAASSEPVPLTSMCTVFAESEIIGLLAQGTPKGAIAAGIIDAIARRMEGLVGRLEAHEGITFTGGLATNGSISGVIARRLGLSLHVPEDPQIVGALGAALIGCNA